Genomic segment of bacterium:
GGCGGCCGCGAGCGGACGCACGGCGGCCGCGAGCGGACGGGGGCCGGCGGGTCACCAGATGTCGGCCCCGCCGCTCACTTTGATGCGCTCCGCGCCGGGCAGGTCCTCGGGGTCGTAGACCGCTATGCCGCCCGCTCGGATTTCCTCCTCAGCGGGGATACCGGGCCGCGGATCGGGTGGGCAGGATGGGCTGGCCGTCCCGCCCTCCATTCGGCTCACCATTGCTCGACAGAAGGCTGACCGGGACACCCACCACTGCCCGTCGACCCACACCGCCGGGGCCAGGTACCACCGCTCGGCGACCGGGTCGAGGTCCTCACGAGCGATCCGCCACCGCACCCCCAACCGCTCTGGCCCCTGCCACATGGCACCCTCGACGGTGACGGTGAACCAGGCACGCAGGTCCGCGTCCCGCCAGCCGTTGAAGTAGTCCGGGTACTTCTCGTCCACAAAGGCTTCGAGCCCGGCGAAAACGGGGCCGAGGTCGTTGCCGTCGCGGATAGCAGCCATCCGCTCAGCGTGGGTGCCGGCGAGGACCGCTGAGAAGATCTCCTGGAGGCGGTCGAGGACGCACTGGTCGGGGACCCGGTGCCGGTCGGTGTACGTTCCGTACGGGCAGCCCTCCCCGCTCGTGTCCACCACAAAGGTGGGCGGCGGAGCGTGGTCATGGGTATGCACCTCGCCGTCCTGATGGGTGTGCCAGCCCTCGTCTTCGACCAACTCCACGGCCGTAGTAGTCGTAGTCGGCGTGGTACTCGTGGTGGTAGTAGTGGATGCGGTGGTAGTAGTGGGCGGCACCGCAGAGCCGGTCGTGGCGGCCGGTGTAGTGATGGTGGTGGCGGCCAGGTCGGCGGCCTCGAGTCGGGTCGTAGCCGGAGTCACTCCTGCTGTGGTGGGCTGCACCGGCTGCGCTACGTCGGCGGGCCGGAGGAACAGGTCCCAGGCAGCTATGGCGGCGAGAGCGAATACCCCTAGCAGCAGGACGGCTATCCACAATCTGAGGTTGCGGTTTGTGGTCATCCTCTGTCTCCTTAGCTGGTTGGCAGCGGCCTTTGGATGCCTTCGGAGACGAAGGTGATAACCGTTAGTGACACAACTCGCCGCCCGCGCCGCCGATACACCGCAGCGAAGACGGAGAATGGGTCCAGCGGCCCTCGCAGACAGGCGGCGATGCCACTAAGCGGCGTCACCGTAGATCCTGTCCACAGCGGAGCGGAAGGCCACACGGTGCGGCCACTTCTCAACGGCAGCGGCCAGGGCGTTGGCGGCTTCTTCCACCAGGTCGGCCCGGACGGAACGTCTGATGGCGTAGATCGGGTCGTCGATCCAAGCAGCCATGGGTCCCTCTGCCCGGTGTAGCGGCCGGCCCAGCCCCTCGGCCAGCGTTACCGCTACTTCTTCCTCGCCGCGTAGCACGGCAGCGTTCAGAGCAGCTACATCTGTGACGACCCCCTCAGCCAAGCGCCAATACTGGCGGCCGTCCCAGGTCACCCATCCCGCTCTGCTGGCCCGCCAGAGCAGCGACTTCGCCGCCGACTTGGACGTGTCCAACGCCCGATGCGCCTCGGCCACCGTAGCCTCGCCCCGGTACGCTATCAGCGCCAGCAAACTGTATCTTGGAAGCTTCATCCCCCACTCGTCCCCACACAACCTCAGGAGACGCACCTTGGGGATCCCGACCGCCTCGGCTACCTCCTCACCTGTCGTGTCCACAGGCCCCCCGGCTGCCGCCGCTCCCTGCCATACGGCGGGCGGCGTCGTAGGCTGATCCGGATCCGGGGTGATCTCGAGGACAGCCGCGGCGAGTCGGTCGGTGAGGATGGGTGTTGGTGACGGTGGTTCGGGGGCTGGTGGCGGCGCCGACGGTGGTGTTTCTGGCTGAGACACTTCGGCGCCGTCGGGAGGGTCTGGGTCGGGTTGTTCGGGCGCGGATCTGGGTGTGAGTAGCCGCTGCACGGTGCCGGAACCCGGGTGGCCGCTGTCTTCGGACTCGGCGCGGGCCCGGTCGAGCAGCAACTGCTGTGTGAATTGGGACCAGGAGGCGGCGGGGATCGGTATCGGTTCCGACGTGCGGGCGAGGTAGCGGCCGCCGCTGTGCGGTTGCCAGGGGCGGAGGGCGTGGATTGTTTGGGCGGCTCGGGCTACCAGGGGGAGGGTGGCGAGGAGGGCGAGGGCTATGGCGAGGGGGATCAGCGTTTCGTCGGGTTCGCCTTGTTGGCGGATTCGTTGCCAGGGTGTTGTCAGGTCGGCGAGTCGGGAGGGGATGAGGTCGTGGGACCACAGCCAGCGGACAGAGAGGGCGTAGCCGGCGATGATGGTCACGGCGACGGCCCAGCGCCCGATGTTGGCCCGGCCGTCGGCCGTGTCCCAGCGGCGGATGACGTAGACTACGGCCCGCATGGAGGTACAGCAGCTACGTTGACCGAGTAAGCGGCGGCGTCGAACCATAGGGATGCCTTGATGGGGACCGCTCCGAACGGGAAGCGGCGGCGGTGGCCGAGGTCGGCGGTGACTTCGATAGCGTCGTTGGTGTGTCGGCAGGCGGTGTCGGGCACGTTCGCGGAGCACACGAGGTCGTCGGCGCAGTCCGCGAGGGTGATCCAGTAGTCGCGGGCTGCTATCTCGTAGGCGAGTTCTTGGCCCCGAACCCACGTGGCGTAGTCCGCTAGGTACAGCATGGCGAACACGATCATGCCGGCCATGCTGACCGTAGTGAGGGAGAACCTCACCGTTCCTCCTGTAGCCCGCTGAACGGGTCGGTGTCCGGAGCGGCAGCGGACACCGGCGGAGCGGTCGGTAGGGCCACTTGGGCCTGGTGGCTTACTCGGGGGGTCAGTCCTGGCATGGGGCCGGGCAGGAGCCAGCATTCCACTGTGACCCGCGCCTCGGTCAGGTTGGGTGTGGTCCCGACCCAGACGGTGCTCGTTTCGTACCGGGAGGAAGGCATCCAGCCGCTGATCCGTTGGTCGTAGTATTCGACTGTCACGTCCAGCTGGTCGGCGCACACCTGTGACGCGGCGGTTGCTGCGTCGTCGCCTGCCTGCACCCCGGCTCGCACCTCGGCTGGTGACGCGTCGGCGTACACGCCTGCGGCTGCGTTCACAGCGCCGCGGTGAGCGGCTGTGGCGAGCTGCTCACGGCGGTCGGCTATCTCGACGACGGTGGCCATGGTCAGGATCGCGAGGAGGATGACAGGTGCCGCCAGCACTCCGCCGACTGCCTCGTCCATGTCAGGCCCTCTGCCCGCAGGCGGTTGGTAGGGGCAGACCGCTTGCCCTGGTCGGGGCGCATGCCATGGCATGGACGGGATCGGTCCACCACCACCGGCTGGCGCTGATAGGTACGACCTGGAGCACGGCGAGCACGGTGCAGGTGGCGGTGTCGGCGGACAGTCCGAAGTCGGTGACTATGAGCCTCCGGTTTCCGGCGAGTCGGTGGCCGGAGGCTTCCGCCGCGGCTGTCTCGGCTCTGGTCCAGTCCGTTCCGGTTGCTTGGCAGTTCCAGTCTCGTCCGAGGACGGTAGCGGCAGCGTAGGCCGCGGAACGGGCGGCAGAGCGGGCATCGAGGCGGGACGTGTAGGACAAGAACAGTGACAGGACCGTCGTCACCAGCGCCAGCCACACGACACCAAGCTTGAGTAGGGCTACCGCTTGCTCCACGCTCTGTGCCTATTCGTGGCACTGCGAGCCGACAGCGTTGCCGACTGTCCATGTGCCGCCTGCCGCGGTGCACACGGCCTGGACTGTGATCCCGGCGTAGGGGTTCACATCTTCGATCTGTTGTTGGCCGTCCTCGAACGTGCCCCACATGATGGCGGCGGCGGCGATCATGCTGAGCACGGTGAACACGATGCCGAGCACTACCCCGACTGATCTATCCATAGCGTTCCTCCCTTATCTCACGGTGCGGCCACGCCGCCCGTGTTGATCGATGCTGCGATTCCGAACATGAGCATCGCCACGGCCACGGCGACGATGACTGCCCCTAGGGTTCCGGTGGTGCGTCCGAGCTGGTCGGTGCGTTCGGCGCCGGAGGCTGCGTACACAGCAATCGCCCGGTCCACCACATGGTCTATAAGTTCGGTGGCGGCTGCGCCGCTGCGTTCTACTGTGTCGACGGTTCCGAGCAGCGTCTCGGCGGCTGCGCCGCTAACCCGCTGGGCAGCGGCGGTCAGGGGGTCGCGGCCTCCCTCGAGGGCGGTGGCGATAGCCGACGCTACGGGCGTGAACGCCCGTTCGGTGGTCTGGTGGGCGGCTTCCACAGAGGCCTGGCGCAGCGGCATCCCTATCGCGGTGTAGAGGCGGACCCGGCGCAGCCACGAGTGGAGGGCGCTGGCCTGGCGGCGGCTGTGGGAGTCGCGCACGATCTGGCGCAGCCGAGGGGGCAGCAGCAGCGGCATCCAGGCCCCGGCGGCGATCCCGATAGCCGGGGCCGCTCTCGCCCCGGTGGTCGCTGCCACGAGAGCGAACACGGCTACGGTCACCGCCAGGGTGCAGACAGCCGATAGAACGGTGAACAGGGCGGGTGACCAGCCGGCCGCGGCTATGTCTTCGGCGTCGTCGTACACGGGGGGGTCAGTCAGCACCAGCACCACGGCCAGCGCTACCAGTGACATCACCGCCAGCCAGATCATGACCGCATCCGAGCCGCCGCGGCGGCGAACATGGGGGCACACATGAAGGCGATCGCCATCGACCCGACCAGCGAGATCCGCTGGCCGGTGGGGCTGAGCAGCCAGAGACCGTAGTCGGGCAGCCACGCCGCTATGCCCCCAACGGTCCCCACTGCGAGGACGAGAGCGGTGACAGTAGGGATCATCTGCGCGGCTACATGGCGGTGGAAGTGTCGGGCGTCGTCGGCGTCGGCGGCAGCCAGGGTCTCTAGAGTGCTCAGCACGTCGGCCACCCGCCCGCTGCCCCTCCCGGAGGCGAGGAGCACGTCGGTGAGCCACACCGCCGCTGTGACCGGGACGGCCGTGACGAACTCGCGGGAGGCGTCCGCTACAGCCCCTTCCTGGTAGCCGCGGGCTAGGCGTTGCGCGGCCGCTCCGACGCTGCCCGTCGCTAGTGGGGCGGCGCGGGTCAACGCCTCGCCGACCGTGGTGGCGGTGGAGGCCTGGTTGGCGAGCACCGTCGTCAGCCGTGCCATCCGTTCGGTCCGGCGGGTCCGGCGGGCGCTGCGGCCCCGCAGCGACAGTGCCCACAGGCCGACGCCGTAGAGGATCACAGCGGCTAGGGCGAGGATCATGCCCCACTGAACAGCGACGGCGGCTCCCACCGTCGCCGCTCCTGCGGGGCCGAGCACCGTCGCCGGTCGGGTCTCCCGCACCGCTTGCCGCGTCCGGGCGGCTCGCATCACCAGCAGGGTGGGTACCGGCTGGCGGTCGGGCCACAGGACGAGGCCCACACCGGCTAGGGCCGTTGCCGTGACGATCCACCCGGTCGGGTTCACCGTTCGCCTCCGGAGTCCACCACCCGCAGGGGCCGGTCGGTGCGGGGTTCGCTCATGTCGTGGAGGGAGATGTCCACCGACTTGTAGAGGGCGGCTACCACCGGGTTTTGAGGACGGCCTACGGGCCGTGCCCACCGGTCGCCCTCGGTCAGGTGCCAAAGGCAGTTCGTCCGGATGCGCATGCCAGAGTCGTCTATGCCTACGATCTCGGTTACGTCGGCGATCACCCTCTCGTTGCGGTTGTTGACGCCCAGCCAGACCAGTAGGTGCACGCCGGCCGCTATCTGACGGCGGGCGTACTGTTCGGGTGAGCCTTCCGCCGCGGCGTAGGCCACCATCTTGTTCAGCACACCTGTACCCGGCGGGGAGTGCAGCGTTGCCAGGCATCCGTTCATCCCCGACGACATGGCGTCGAAGAGGGCGTCGGCCCCTGCGCCGCGTATCTCTCCCACGACGACCTTCGACGCGTTGCCGCGCTTGGCCTGCCGGATGTGGTCCGCCATGGTCAGCTCGCCCACGCCGTCGGCGTTGGCGTCGCGGGTCAGTCTCTCGAAGGTGAGACGGTGGATGCCGTAGTGGGCTAGGCGCAACTCGGGGACGTCCTCTATGGTGTCCACCCTCTCGTGTGGAGGGGTGTGGGCCAGGATCGCCTGGACCAGGGTGGTTTTGCCGCCGCTCGTCTGGGCGGCGGCGATCACGTTCGCACGATGCGTTCCGGCGCTCGCTGCCACCAGAAGCCCGTTCAGCCGTTCGTCAGCGAATCCCAACTCCGCTAGCGAACGCCGCCCGCCCATGTTCGACCGGAGCGCGAGGTACATCGGTTTCACCACAAAACCCTCAGCGTGGAGGCGCCACCTGTCCTTCAGGTTCATGTCGAGGCGGGGATGCTGCTCGTCGAAGCGTTCGGGGCGGTCGCCTCCGAACGTGGCTAAGAACCTGATCGCTTCCGCCAGTGCGTGGTCGGTGGGGAACGGGGACGCCTGTTCCTCGCGGCGGCCGTCGTCGTACTGGATCTGCATCCGCCCCCCGGCGAACACCTGGTACTCCTCCACATCGTCGCGTCTCAGCAGGTCGGCGAGTATGTCCTCGGCTTGCTGGCGTGCTCCCGCCCGGTGCGTAGCCGAGTCGCACGCGTCGAAGCGTCGGGGCTGCACGGCGTAGGGGGCCAGGCTCCGGCCCGTGCGGCGCAGCTGCTTGATCGCCTTCCGGTGCGGCGCCGGGCGGACGTTCCGTATCGCGGTGGCGCCGGCGGTGGCGGCTAGTAGAGCCACGTCCGGTACGGGTTCGTCGGTGACCATCACGACCACCAGAGGCACCCGGTGCCCAGCGCCAGTGTCGAGGTCGAGCCAGGCCCTGACGTTCTGTGCTTTGCCCTTGGTGATAAGCGCGACCGCCGCGGCGCCGGCCGCCGCAGCGAGCAGACGGTCGTAATCGATGTCCGAGCGCACCACGAGCACCTGCCCTCGCGCTGTCCGCAGCGCCTCGTCGCCGAGCGTCTCGACCAGAACCACTCCCCGCTCCTTGTGGCGTACTCCGTCGGTCAGGTTTCGGGCGACCCACTTGGTCACTTCCGGGGCGAGCCTGCCGTCTTTGATAACGAGCAGCATCTACCCGCCCTCCTCGCCCGGTGTTGTGCCCTCGGCTGGTGTTGTGTCCTCGGCTGGGACGGGAGGAGTCTCGGTGGCCGGTTCGGGGTCGGGCTGCGGAGCGTCGGGCTGATCGGCGCACATGTCCCAGGTGCCTTCGGTGGTCGGTGGCCACACCGCCAGGTCGGGTTCGGCCATGAGTCGGATGGCCACGTCGGGTGTGACCGCCAGACTGACGGACCCCCCCTCGGCGGCGAGCAGTTCGGTGACCAACCAGGCGCAACCCTCGTCGGAGTGTCCTACCGCCACCAGGTCGCCGGCGGAGGGGCCGGGCGGTGGGAAGTAGGTGGGGTTGACCAGGATCTGTAGTGGGGTTGATCCCTCGGGTACTCCGGAGTGGAGTCGCCACCGGTCGGGGCCGCATGATGGCCAGTCCACGCTGCCCGCCGGCCATACGGAGAGGCCTTCCACGGCTCGGAGAGCGGCCACGTCGTCGGCGGCGGCGGCTACGACAACAGCGCCTGTGGCGGCGTTCACGTCCAGTAGGTGGGTCACGGCCAGGGCGCAGGCGTCGGCGGCGGGGGCGACCACGGCCCGGTCTCCGGGTTGTGGCCCGGGCGGCGGCCACAGATCGGAGGTCGCGGCGAGGGCCAGTCTGGTGGTGCCTGGCGGTACCGTCAGGATCGGTTCGGGAGGTTCGGGGCGTAGACACTCGGGCCATGTCCCGCTTACCGGTGGCCATACCGCCAGGTTGGACTGGGCCATGAGTTCGACGGCCACGGCGGGGGTGACCGCGACGGTCACTGTGCCCTCCCCTGCAGCCACGTCCACTAGTTCGGTGACGGCGATGGCGCACGCTTCGGCGGCTATGCCGACCACTGCTTCGTCGCCGCTGGCAGGGCCCGGGTCGGGCCACAGGTTGGACGCGACCCCCAGGCGCAGACTGGTCAGCCCTTCTTGGCCGAGCAGCGGCCCGGGCGGTCGGAGCATCTCGGCGGTGATGAACGTCCCACGGGGGATGTCGAGGGCGGCCACGCTGTTGCCCAGTCCGTCGGGGGTCACGAACAACGGGGCTAGGGACTCGGGGACGTCGATAACAACAACTTCGCCTGCGGTCCCCCGCGGCCACGGCTCGGTGGCGAACAGGACTCCGACAACGGCCGGTGGGGGAGCGCGGCCGAACAGCAATACCAACACCACCGCTGCGGCGACGAGTACGCCCGCCGCTGCGAGGCGTGCGGCTCTACCACGGAACACGCCTACCTCCGAAGCCCACACAGAAATGGACCATTTCTTGCTATCCGTAGACTCTAACACTGCAACGCTTTGCAACGCAAATAGCCTGTGAGTATCACCACTGGAGTGTTGCTCCGCCCCTACTTTTGCCAGTTGCTAGACCGCGGAAATGAGGAGGGCCACCGTCCGGCCCGGCTTCGAAGGTCTTACAGTCCGCCTTGTAATGGTGAGATCAGGTGGTCGATCTTCACCGTCGCCGAGTTTGACATCTGGTTCATGGCGCTTACCGGCACCGAACAGGAGGAGATCGCAGCTGTCATGAGGGTTCTGGCCGTTGAGGGTCTGACGCTGGGCAGGCCGTTCGTGGATCGGATCGCTACTTCGAGGTTCCACAACATGAAGGAGTTGCGTCCTCGAGGAGCAAGCAAGCCACAATGCGGATACTGTTCGTGTTCGACCCCCGCCGCGCTGCCGTGTTGCTGTTGGGCGGAAACTACAACTCGCACCAGGTTGCCCACTGGCCTTCCTACCCCAGGCGGACAGCCGCTACGAACGGTGCCGCAGGGAGGCAGGGTTAGATGACCCGTAAGGGGAGCTACCGGTCAAACTCAGAGAGAAGGGGAGATGACACTGATGGCAGCCCGCAAGTTCAGCGACCTAGTAAGCCACATAGATAACGACCCCGAACGGCGCGCCCGCGTTGATGCCCTCGAACAGGAGGCGTGGGATACGCTGGCGGCGCACAACCTACGAGAGCTCCGGCGAGCCCGTGAGATGACCCAAGCCGAGCTCGCCCGCCGCCTCGACCGGGCACAACCGGCCGTCGCGGCTATGGAACGTACCGAAGACCACCTGGTGTCCACAGTCCGGGCAGTAGTAGAAAGCCTCGGCGGCCACCTCGAGCTGACCGCCGTGTTCGACGACCACCGAATCCCCATCGTCGCACCAGCCCGAACCCGAACCCGCCGTGAACGCCAACGCGGCGCCCAGGCCGCCGCCGCCAAAGTTGAGACTGCCGCCCCCAGCAGCCGCCAGCGCCGGACGGTGACGAAGCACAAGGCGGCTAAGGGGTTACAGCGACAGCGACGGACTCAGGTGGGCTAGCCGGTCGGTGTCTGGGCTGTCCACTTCCTCAACGGTCCGGTCGGCGGTCAGGATCAGATCGGAGGTTTGGTCCTCCGGTCCCCGATGCTCAACTTCGAGCAGGTCCAGGAGTGCTGCCACGTCCTCGCCGGCGGCGAACGCTTCGGCTATCGCCCGTGTCGGTACCGGCACGTCGGGTACGGGCCGCTCTATCGGGTTCTCGTTGATGTCTCGGCGGATCGCTTCCATCTGTGCCGTCTTGCGGGCTAGCAGTTGGTGATGTGGCCATGCCTTGTTTACCGCTTTGGTTGTGGATTCGAGGGTCCGTTCCAGCTGGGGGATGCGCTGGCCTGCGGCGGCGCGGGTAGCGGGGATGTCCTTGAGCAGGTTCCGGACCCGCCGTTCCAGGTCGGGGACGGTGCCGTGCACGGGGCGGCCGCAGGCGGCGTTGTGGGCGTTGATGACCTGGCCGCCTTGGAGGCTGGTTGACAGCTTCGCCAGGGGCGGGCCGACCCCGAGCGTAGTCAGGCGTCCACGGGAGCGAACCCATATCGGAACGTCACCGACCTTGGCGATCGTTTCGGCCTGGTCGGTGTAGGCGTAGTTCGCTGTCCGCCAGCGTTGGTACGCGGCCCGGGCGAGCAGAGCGGTGGCGTCTTGGCGGTTGAGTGGGCGGTGCCCGTCTTGTTCGACGAACGGTGCGGTGGGGGACACCACCGAATACCCGCCCAGTTCGTTGTAGACGGACCGTGACATGGCGAGGCGCTGTTCGGTGTAGCGGTGCAGGTCGGTGGCTTGGCGTACCGCTACCCGGGCGGCGTTCCGTTGGCGTTGGAGTGTCGCTACCTCGGCGGCCACCTCCGAGAGGGCCACGGCCCGGCTGTCGCCGGTGGCGTGGGCCATCATGTCGTCGTAGGTCAGGGTGTCCTCATTGGTGCCGCACACGTCGATCACCCGTTCGCTGCCCTCGATGAACTGGCGGATGAACGCGTCCTTGTTCCGGAGGACGCACAGCTGCATCACGTCGCTGGTGCCTTCCCCGATGTGATACCAGACACCCACTTCGGGGCACAGGTTCCCCGGCCGCAGGCCCCGACCCTCCCGCTGTTCCATCAGCGCCGGTTTCCAATCCAAGGTGAGGTGATGAACGTCGGAGAGGCGTGTCTGGACGTTGACGCCCGTGCCCATCTTCGATGTTGACCCGACCAACACGGACACGTCCCCCTCCCGGCAGCGGCGGAACAGGTCCTGTTTCTCAGCCGCCGACGGGTAGTCGTGGATGAACTCGATACGGTCGGCGGGCACACCCCGATCGACGAGAGCGTCCGCCAGCGTGCCGTAGGTCCTCGGCCCGTCCGCGGTGGGTGTCCCGATGTCGCAGAACACCAGCTGCAGCGTTCCCGTCGTGTCCGAATCCGGGAACCGCCAGTCCGCTTTCTCCCGGTGGAGGGCCGCTATGTGGTCGGCGGCGGTGAACAGCTTCGAGGGACGTTCAGGGTTAGGTGGGATCCCCACCGTGCTCAGGTCCACGGCTGCTTGGCGGGCCGAGGTGATGAGAGCGATCAGGATGTCCTTGTTGTCCCGGGGGCCCACAGCCCGCTCCGCCAAAGAGTCCATCCAGCCGTTGAGCAGCCTAGACGCCGGGGCGTAGACGTCCTGGCGGTCACCGCCGGCAAGCGGTGGGCGTACCAGGCCGAGGCTGTCCGCGGTGCGTATGTCGGCTCGGGTGTCGATCATCGCCCGCAGCTCCGGCACGTTGACATACGCCGACACCCTGGTTCGGGGGGCGAACCCGCCGCCGAGGGGGGACGGTTCGAGGCTCGTCGCCTTGGTGGTGCACCACGACGACCAGGCGTCATAGGTGAACACACCCGCCGATTCGAGCAGGTCCGGGCCCAGGTAGCGGAGCATCGCCCACAGCTCCGAGGGCCGGTTGGACACGGGAGTGCCCGTCGCCAAGGTAGCGACCCCCTTCCCCGGATGACGCTTCCGTAGCACCTCGATCTTCATCAGCAGGTCCTCGGCCTTCTCAGCGCCCGTCAGGTTGGCGGAGCGGTCGGTCGATTGGATCGCCAAATTTTTGAACTCATGCGCCTCATCCACCAACACGTAATCGAACCCGTACTCCTCCCACCACACGTCGTCGTCCTTGGTAGCGGCCAGCAGCTTCCCCAGCCTCTCCTCCGCCCGCGCGACCTGTTTCTCGATCTGTTTGATCGTCCGCTTCCGGCGGGCTTGCCCGCTCGTGTTGCGGTCGCCGTGCAGAGCCTGCTCGTTGTTGGCCCGTTCGTAATCCTCCCGCACTTCTGCGAGCCGCGACTGCAGATGCGCCACCGTCGTGTCAGGTCGCAGCGGCATCAGGTTGAAGAACGAGTGAGGCACGATCACAGCGTCCCAGTCCCCCCACAGGCTCTGGGAGGCGAACTGGCGGCGCTGCTTGCGGCCGGGGGTGTCCCCCTTCGGCGGCATCAGCACCTTCGCGTCGGGGAACGCGCGCATGAACTCCACGCCGAACTGTGTGACCACCTGGTTCGGTACCACCAGAAGCGGCTTCTGGCGGATACCCAGCTGGCGCATCCGCATCACCCCCGCCGCCATCGTGACCGTCTTGCCGGCGCCGACGCAATGGCCCAGCAAGAAGTCGTCGCCGAGTGCGATCCGCGCCGCGGCGGTCTTCTGGTGTTCGTACAGGCCCAGGGAACGGAACTCGTCGCTCAGCCCGGGCGGTTCCTCCATCCACTCGGCCGGGTAGGTGGGCGGAACGAAACGGTTGTACTGCGTGTTCCAACGCCGCTCCATTTCCTCGCGGCGGGCGACCGAGTTGTCGAACATCCACTCGTTGAGACGGTCATGCCATTTCTCTACCTTCTCGGCAGCGAGCGCGGTGGCCTCGGTGTCAACGATGCGGCGCTTGGGGTCGTCGGGGTAACGGGGGTCTGGGCGGGTGATAACCACCTGGCGGCCCGACCATGCCGCGTCGAGGATCCGCAGAGCACTGGCGCTGGCGGTGCCCCACACCGACACGAAGTCCGCCGAGTAGGTGTCGGCCTGGCCGCTGATTCCCCAGCCGCCCGCAGACGAATATGTCACCCGCAGGTCTCTGATGGGTCCGAGCGTGTCGGTGATCATCTCCTCAACCTCGTGCGGTTCCAACATGGTGGTGCCACAGCTGATCTCGATGTCCGCCGCCGCCACGAACGGCGGCAGGACCTTCTCGAGGGCGGCAACGTTCGGGGCGTACCGTTCGTCGTCGGCGGCTACCGCCGCGGCTTCGGCGTGTTTGGTCCGCACATCGCCCGCCAAATACAGTGGGCCGGCTACCCACTCCTGCTCGCCGGGGGCTCCTATCGTGTCCGGGTTCCTGTAGGCGAGCCCTTCGGCCACCAGGTCGTCTTCTGTCCAGCCGAACGTTGTGACCGAACGCATGAACTCGACATCCACCCGGCCCAGCCGACCGACCGACTGCATCACCGCTTCTGTGAGGGTGGACACCTCAGCGGGCGCCACCACCGGGGTGGTCATCGCCCGCCGGAACGCTGGTCCCTTCACCGGGGTCCCGTCCGGGCCGTCCTCCTCGAGTCCCATCAGGAACACACAGTCAGGATCGGCGACGAACCCGCCCAGGTACTGGCGGCGCATATTCCCGTCGTCGTCTCGGCGGATCAGGGTGTGGCCAAGGGCGGCCACCGCACGGTCGTAGGCGGCGCCCATCTCCACCCGGAGGTCGTCGGTGTTCTCCGCGCCGCTCTGCTCCGCAGCCAACAGCTCGCGGGCCACGTCTCTGAGGTCGCACATGGCGGCGAGCTTCGTGCTGGCCTCCGCCCT
This window contains:
- a CDS encoding DEAD/DEAH box helicase family protein is translated as MTGVELDPTTARICGAIHPEHTVVTAPLQAYKGSGFSAAIGNVPFADVRTKDGLGTVDQPVSLHNYCLAKSLAALAPGGLLVALTSRYTLDSVSPAQRKQIARWGCFVGAVRLPNNTFTAQSGTSVVTDVVVFQRRPEPLKTEELPAHEQWWDTAEWSTSDGTPFRQNAWYSVNPDLVIGTPESGGMWGRDDITLVTEDPLEDLIPTALDNLASRVVLPYPLPDAASRADRTAVSPYPSFVPPAWAREGSIFVTPKGFLQISEGLPREIKPRLDPPDPALRSVPSSVKRADLKRRRAEASTKLAAMCDLRDVARELLAAEQSGAENTDDLRVEMGAAYDRAVAALGHTLIRRDDDGNMRRQYLGGFVADPDCVFLMGLEEDGPDGTPVKGPAFRRAMTTPVVAPAEVSTLTEAVMQSVGRLGRVDVEFMRSVTTFGWTEDDLVAEGLAYRNPDTIGAPGEQEWVAGPLYLAGDVRTKHAEAAAVAADDERYAPNVAALEKVLPPFVAAADIEISCGTTMLEPHEVEEMITDTLGPIRDLRVTYSSAGGWGISGQADTYSADFVSVWGTASASALRILDAAWSGRQVVITRPDPRYPDDPKRRIVDTEATALAAEKVEKWHDRLNEWMFDNSVARREEMERRWNTQYNRFVPPTYPAEWMEEPPGLSDEFRSLGLYEHQKTAAARIALGDDFLLGHCVGAGKTVTMAAGVMRMRQLGIRQKPLLVVPNQVVTQFGVEFMRAFPDAKVLMPPKGDTPGRKQRRQFASQSLWGDWDAVIVPHSFFNLMPLRPDTTVAHLQSRLAEVREDYERANNEQALHGDRNTSGQARRKRTIKQIEKQVARAEERLGKLLAATKDDDVWWEEYGFDYVLVDEAHEFKNLAIQSTDRSANLTGAEKAEDLLMKIEVLRKRHPGKGVATLATGTPVSNRPSELWAMLRYLGPDLLESAGVFTYDAWSSWCTTKATSLEPSPLGGGFAPRTRVSAYVNVPELRAMIDTRADIRTADSLGLVRPPLAGGDRQDVYAPASRLLNGWMDSLAERAVGPRDNKDILIALITSARQAAVDLSTVGIPPNPERPSKLFTAADHIAALHREKADWRFPDSDTTGTLQLVFCDIGTPTADGPRTYGTLADALVDRGVPADRIEFIHDYPSAAEKQDLFRRCREGDVSVLVGSTSKMGTGVNVQTRLSDVHHLTLDWKPALMEQREGRGLRPGNLCPEVGVWYHIGEGTSDVMQLCVLRNKDAFIRQFIEGSERVIDVCGTNEDTLTYDDMMAHATGDSRAVALSEVAAEVATLQRQRNAARVAVRQATDLHRYTEQRLAMSRSVYNELGGYSVVSPTAPFVEQDGHRPLNRQDATALLARAAYQRWRTANYAYTDQAETIAKVGDVPIWVRSRGRLTTLGVGPPLAKLSTSLQGGQVINAHNAACGRPVHGTVPDLERRVRNLLKDIPATRAAAGQRIPQLERTLESTTKAVNKAWPHHQLLARKTAQMEAIRRDINENPIERPVPDVPVPTRAIAEAFAAGEDVAALLDLLEVEHRGPEDQTSDLILTADRTVEEVDSPDTDRLAHLSPSLSL
- a CDS encoding ATPase, T2SS/T4P/T4SS family, with product MLLVIKDGRLAPEVTKWVARNLTDGVRHKERGVVLVETLGDEALRTARGQVLVVRSDIDYDRLLAAAAGAAAVALITKGKAQNVRAWLDLDTGAGHRVPLVVVMVTDEPVPDVALLAATAGATAIRNVRPAPHRKAIKQLRRTGRSLAPYAVQPRRFDACDSATHRAGARQQAEDILADLLRRDDVEEYQVFAGGRMQIQYDDGRREEQASPFPTDHALAEAIRFLATFGGDRPERFDEQHPRLDMNLKDRWRLHAEGFVVKPMYLALRSNMGGRRSLAELGFADERLNGLLVAASAGTHRANVIAAAQTSGGKTTLVQAILAHTPPHERVDTIEDVPELRLAHYGIHRLTFERLTRDANADGVGELTMADHIRQAKRGNASKVVVGEIRGAGADALFDAMSSGMNGCLATLHSPPGTGVLNKMVAYAAAEGSPEQYARRQIAAGVHLLVWLGVNNRNERVIADVTEIVGIDDSGMRIRTNCLWHLTEGDRWARPVGRPQNPVVAALYKSVDISLHDMSEPRTDRPLRVVDSGGER
- a CDS encoding helix-turn-helix transcriptional regulator; protein product: MTLMAARKFSDLVSHIDNDPERRARVDALEQEAWDTLAAHNLRELRRAREMTQAELARRLDRAQPAVAAMERTEDHLVSTVRAVVESLGGHLELTAVFDDHRIPIVAPARTRTRRERQRGAQAAAAKVETAAPSSRQRRTVTKHKAAKGLQRQRRTQVG